DNA from Toxoplasma gondii ME49 chromosome X, whole genome shotgun sequence:
cagaAATGCAGGCGGCTCCGGCGCGCCGCTCGCCGTCGGCGGGGCAGCAGTAGGCAGCCACGCTGGGCGCAGGAGGGAAACTCTGTCTAGCGACCCGCGAGAAGACCATGAAGAGAGACTctcgggagagagagcgttCTGCCTGTGCTCTGCGTGGCACCTCGGGTCCGCTTGGTCTCGCGCGATTTCGCCTGCAGAGAGCTTGATGAAATCTTCCTCCGCGGGACCTCGCTGGATGCTGGGGAGGGTCGTGGAGCGCCCGAAGTTGGTCTCCGCTCCGAACGTCGCGAGTCCGCTTCGACTCTCCGCGACaactcgcctctctccggtAGCTGCGGCGCTGTCGCAGGTCCTCTTCGCGGCGCCCCTATAACAGCGGTCAGTCTTCTCCCAGGGCGAATAGAGCGTCATGCCGAGCACGCGAGAACCTCCAGTGTTTGCGTCCAGAGCGCCCCGGTCTTCATCGGTTGAGTCCCTGAAATCCTGATTTGAACCCGCAGAGCACGGGAGCCGTTTTCGAGGTGCGGAAAGGCGCGGCCGGTCGACAGCTGGGGCGCAGCCTGGCCCGCTTCCGCCGGACGGCCTTGGGCCGTCGGAAAGGCAGCCGGAATCTGTCTCttgcgcagagagaaacgcgcggtTCAGGACCATCCCCGGCACGCAAAAAGGTAGGGGCCAGACCTTTTTGTGCACAGGCGGGTGTGGTTACAAACGCGGAATGCCGTCAGGGGACAGGCCCAGAACCGTGGCGTATGGCCGAAGCTGcgccacagaaaaaaccTGTCTGAAGAGGGGAGCCTGTGTGGAGACGCGCCAGGGCGCACGCggcgtcgccgtctcctgGCTTCTCCCACAGACGCGGGGCGACACTGGAAGGCCTGACCAACCTCTGGAAGAGTCTTGCGAATCCGGACTGCCGCGGAGCTTCTCGAACACCTGCATACACTGGCGCCGCCGCGACGGTGAAACGCGGCGATCGGATTGGTGGGGGAGCGGCGGTGCTCTGGAACGGAGGGAGGCCATAGATTGAGGCCAGGAGAGCGCGTGCAGACTTCGCACTCAGGTGCCCGTTCGAGTACTCGGAGAAGCAACGGAGTACCATCCGAGTGGGTCTCGAGTAGCCCAACTTGTTGCTCCAAGATGATACGAAAGGCATCAAAACGAGCTCGGTCTCACGCACGACGGTGGAACCAGTTCAGAGGCGGCGGATAGAGAAATATATGACGGACTCAGACACGCGCCCACGCACGCATGCAAATGGGTGCCCATGAATGTAGAAAAACATATACAGTGTGcttttatatatatgaacgAGGCAGCTATTCGGCGACCAACAGAACGGAGTCTGGGCCAAGCGACTCGCACGGCTTTGTAGCAGATTGTTGCCAAGCTGACACCAGAAGAACAGGTCTTCCCGACGACGTCTGAAGCAGCGACCGCCGCCCTTCCACGTGAAATTGTGAGGGGGACTGTTGGGAGCTGAGGCATCCAGAGACCAAAAAAATTCGGGATGCGtgtgagagaagacgaaacatcacgagcagacagaaacggCACACCAGATCAGCTTCACGCGTTTCCACAAACAGAGGACTGCCATAGCCTCGCCATGCGAAATCCAGAATGGAAATGAATGACAAGGGTAGACGGCAACTGCCGCATCTGCGGGCAACTTCGTGGAACCTAGAGCGGGCAGCAGCGCTGCTTAGGGAGGGGGGGCGGTTAGAGACTATTCACGCAATTGAGCGCGTGAGTCCGGTCCACGGGGGCCGTTCAGAAAAgtccagaaaaagaaacctGATTTTTTTTGCATCCACATCCAGGCACCGCAGTTGTAGAGCACCACCGCGCCTACACAGAGACGGGCGTTGATTTCCAAACCACAAACGAAACGGAGTTTCACCAGTTTCTGTCTGTCCAGCTACCTCTCTAGCTTCTGGAAAAAGCGGCAACAGATCCCATTGAGATCTCCCTGTCCCGGCTTTCCGGCATGAAAGAGAACCTGAACGGCCTATCCCGCGCGAATTAGTGGCCAGTCTCCTCATTGACGTATGTTCTTTCCCTGTCGCCGCGTCCTTGCCGATCGAAGCGAGGAGGCCCCGCTCGCAGGTACTTGCCTATAACAAGAGCTGCATGGGCACGCAACTACTGTCGCATTTAATGTCGTTTTTTTTAAGGTTGAGATGCAAATTGTCCGCTACCCTTGCTCCGCTCAGCCCGATCAAAACATGCGGTGGAATCGCACCGCCGACGAAACGAGGTTTTCTCACGTACGTGAGACCAAACCATCGAAGGTaaggcaagagaaaaaagtccGTAGAGAGCAGCGGTTTGGCGAAAACTGGAAAGACATGACGAAACATCGTTCGCTCTGCCACAACGACGGCAGAAACTTCACTAGGAGCCGGCAACTAGCGACGGAAGGgaaaagtgcatgcagctcagGAAAGCACATCCCGACGACGTGATACGTGCGCTGTCGTGAAAATCGTGGCCCTGAAGAACTGTGGAGAGTTTGACCTGACCTTGCTTGCTGTTTGCGCAGACTCTTCCCTTCATGAATTCGGATTCACAATTGTTTCCTCGTGCCTGTCGCCCTCTGAAAGTAGGGCAGCAGTGTGTAGCGTGTAATAAGAAGCTCCGTGGAAAGACACCGATGCCTCAGGCGCTTCAGTTTGTCTAGTGTAGGCTTCCGTTCTTTACGGTTCGCAgtgttcgtttcttttccatTTCACCAGGATGACACTCAGCCGACAGACTTCTGTGAGGGGACTGGTGAGGGCCTGCGACGGAGTGACGAAGTGTCTTCGTGATATGCGGTGCCTCGCTTCGTTGCTGAATGTGTGTAAACCATGAGAGAGTCCAGGAGCGCCTTCTGGCGTGTGACAGAAAAGAGCGGTTGAAAGCTTACTCGAACTGGAACTATCTTTCCCCTGCCAAACTGCTGTGGCCTCTGTTGTTGGACTAATGTGAGCATTGCGCAGGAGTAGTAGGGCGGTGGTGTAGGTGGACAAGCACGGGGTTCTGAAAGGAGCCACCCGTCCTCCGAACCATCACAGGCGTTTAAAGATCACTCCCCGTGGCATGCTTTCACTTGCCTTTGAAAGCGTGACAGTTTGAAGGAGTGCTGCCGTCTATGCCACATTAGAGAAGCGGGCGGTGCGCAGCGCAGAGAGGATGGGCTGCCGGGGACTTCGTTGCCCGCGCGTGCAGTCGTAGACCCACCTTCTGAGCAAGAGGGTAGCGAGACTTCTGCCACTCGAGAGCATTTTGCTCGGTACAGATCCGTTGTACACATCTGTGGTTGTTACAAACAAGTAGCAGTGGCAAGTGGCATGCAGCCGTACCTGAGACGAAATGTTTCAGTGGGGCGGTGGCACCGAATGTGATACCGAACGGATACAGCCACTATTTTGATAGGACAGTCACACTCATAACGGGCGCAGCACGGATAGAAGTAGCGTGTTACTAACAGAATCAAGGTCAGATGCTACCGCGTCCTCAAACAACACATGAATAAAAGGCAACACTCGAAGATGACGTTTGCGAGAGGACGTTGACTGCCCGTATGCGAAGCATGTCTCGCCGTGGAGGCATACAAGAATCTTCCTCACACAAGGCGTCATGTGCCGTTGTTCCGCAAACACGTTGACCCGGCCTGCTCTAGGAGCAGCGCTAGAAACCTGTTTTGTAAGTTGTTTGGAGGGGGGGAGGTGTACACATGTGCTGAAACTTTCCGGCTGCCTATGCTTTCTGAAGCTGAATAAATTGCAGTGGGTTTAGCTACACTTATCCCCGCAGTGCCACACCAGTCATGAGGGTGGGCTCAAGCACCTCTAATTTCCTCTGGTTCGCTAGTGTTAGTTCGCAGGCAGCAAGCGCGTGGGAAAATATCGGCCGAATTGGTGGGATGCCACAGTAGTGGAACTAAATCACCAAAGTTATGTTCCGCACGACCGtcgtcgacgaagagggaaaggTTGGTGAATGTGGGGATACGCGGTATTCTTCCAACATCCACCAGCTGTTGCCAGCCTCTCCTGCTATTGCATCTATGCGAAAGTGAAAGGCGTATGCCTCTGTGTACTACCTTGTTTCGTCCCTGCTCCGTGTACAGCGTCTTCACCGGCGAAGTGCCTCAATCACTCAACAGTTACCGTCGGCGGCGCTGGGGGCGCAGCGTTCTACTCTTGTGTAGGCCCGCCACCGTACCACGCTATGAACCCAAACTGATCGGGTAGCAGAGAACTACCGTCAGCTTCGATGTGTCAGGTTCTCCTTCCAAGACAGCTGAGAACACCTGCTGCCACTTGCCAAGCTACGTCTTACGACATGTTTTTTTACTACGTGTTAGCGCGGACCTCCGGCAGTTTTCGTTCGCCCGCGTCGCGCGGGATGCTCTCGTGCCAGCACCGACCCAGTGTCTGGCGGTGTACAGCGCTGACTCAAATCGTTTTCTTCCAAGGTGAACCCGCTCACGCCAGTGACCCTCGCCACCCCACACAGGGTCACCGCGAGTCAGTGAACCCTGGCAACTGCAGTCAGCCATCTGTGGGCCTGTATTTCGCTTTTCCTATGTTATTATTTCTCTTGTGAGGCCTGGACTGTGCTATTCGGAGTGACTACGCCGGGGCTACAAGAATGACTTCCCCTGCCACGGTCCCGTGTCTGTCAAAACCGGGAGGTTCCCGACTCCGGTGGCTCGGGTACGTTGAACGCAAGGCGTCTCTTTTTGAGCTTACGTAGCCGCGCAGCGAGATCTCCCGTTTGGTTCgcgcagaggcagaagcagaactGAACAACTGGTCGCGTCGGAGGTTCAGTACCAGAGCATGTATTTGTCGTGAACGTCTGTCGGTGCTTTGTGCATGGCGCTTCCTGGCGTGTTTGCCGGAGCAGGTGAGCAGAGCTGTACGGTGTGGCAGTGCTCGTGATTGTCCTTCCCCGTTTGTACAGAAGATGTGGTAAAGGTCGTCCGTCTCGTCGTGAATCAGTTGACTTCGTGAGGGAACAACAACTAATTCTGAAGCTGCCGTAGTGGCCTGGGTGCCGTATAGCAGGCATCGGTAGAGCATCCGTTACTGGGGACACTCGAGCTCGATCGGCTTCTTGCGCTTCCCAACGATCACTCAGCTACCGTTGATTCGAGCTTAGCGTGGACAGCGATGGGGACAAGCCAACTATGGCTGCCATTTGCTTTTGGGCGTGTTCCGCAAGACTGTCGTTTGTGAGCGGCATCAATGGTGTCTCTAGTGACAGCATGTCGGTCTGGGGTAACCTTTCGCGGTCTCCGGTCTCTTGCTCCTTCGCTGGTTTTCGAATCAAGCCTCATCTGGTTGCCCTGTTGGACATGGATCAATGCTGCTTCATCTCGGCCAAATGTGGTTCCGAGTCCCTTTGTGGGGGGCAGTCTGTGCGGCCCTGTGTTTCTTCCCCACCAAAGACTCACGTTGCCCCGAACAATCTGCGAGGTACAACTTGAAAACTGCGCGCAGGTTGTTGCTGATTGTGAATCTTGCGAATCTACTGTCGGTGTCAGGAAGCAATATACTCTTGGGTGTTTTTGCCGCTGACGTGTCCAGTGGTCAGAcgtcggaagaagacgatggCGTACTCACGGGAGTCCCCCCGGTCACCCTTGAGCAAGGCGCGCCGTTGCTTCCCCAACAAACGGAGGGGCCTGTTGCCCCGGAGGGACCATCGGCACGGTCGCCACCATCAGCAGAGGTCAAAGATAGTTCCGCTTCCTCTGGATCACCTTCTCGTGAGTCGCTAGCCCCATAGCTCCAAATTTGCAGTGAAAGCATTTGGTGACAACTGTGGAGGCTCCAGGCCTCCGCTTCCCCGCTGAAGCCTTCATCTCGAGACACCCCGGTCGTCTATTTCATAGTCACCAGCACACGTGTGACACGCTAGAGTGACCAACGTCAGCTGTAACGGGTTGCCGGCAGTCGTTGCAGGTCAATTTTTTTCCTCGCGACAAAGAGCTCCAAGAGCTGTGAAGAGGTCGTGTGTGCCTCGGTGGCAGACTTACTCCATTTCGTAGCATTTGCTGATTTGATGGGCGGCTGGTGCACGTCATGATCTTGTGGCGTGAAGATATTCTGTATGGAAGTTACTATGTAGGCGCAATGGCTTCGCTGCCGCGTCCTGCACTGCACAAGCCACTCGTGGCACGCCCCGCTGTCTGATGTCCGTGTTTCTGCCAGCCCCAGGTGCTGAAGTGTCACCACAAGGAACCGGCCGTCCCACAAGTGAAGCCCAGCCCGTGGAGTCGGCAAGGTCTTCTGATTCTGAAGGAGGGGACACGGAAGTTGCTCATTTCACTCAACCAAAGCTGCGTTCTTGCACTCTAAGCCTGGATAAATTAAGACGGATGGTAGAGAATCTTCGAGAGCTACAGGCACGATGGCCCAGCCAAGATGAGGACACGCATGTCGCTCATGCCATTGAGCAACGCAAACAACAGCATGGAATTCAGAACCCTACTCCCCAGACCGTCGCCTATTGGGTAAGAGTAGCCAAAAACTGTTTTCGGCGACGGGCGCATTTGCATCAAGCTAGAATACAACAACTACGAGCCCAGCTTGAAGCCGAACGGCAAAAACTCTTGGATATTGTAAACCTTCCGGTCCAGACGACGGACTCTCCCGCTGAGGCGTCAGGTGAGGGCCCTGGAGCTCGCTCCAGTGTCCCTGCCGCGGACACATCGGCCACGGCGCACCGGATATTTGGCGGCACGCCGCTTCTCCCAAACTTTGAAGATATCTATGTTTGGAGGCTGAGAGCGATGCATCACGAAAGGTATTTGTGTCGTAGGGAAAAGGCTCAATTTTATCGCCAGTTTCTTGATAGGAGGCTGAGAAAGAACCCAGACGCCGACCAAAAGACTGTGACTTCGTGGAGGCGCGCGGCACAGAGAGCATTTTCATCGTCTAAGTCAGTCAGTAGAATCAGAGACCGCCGACGTATGGCCCTGCtacaggaggaagaagaaaggctcCGATCAAGTCTAGCGTCAGACCCGGGAGCTCCTGCTGACACAGGATCCCCACCCTTTGgtgaaggaaaaacaggTAAGACATCGCTCCTGTCCGCATCTGAAGTGAAGCGGCGTGAAAGCACGGCGCAAGGTCTGCCGCAGCCTCGTATCCACAAATTTCTTCCGTATTCGGCTTGCATGTGGGAGAATTTTTCGGTGCATTCTGACGTCAGCCTGTGGGGCCAACCCCGAGTAGCCAAAATTCCAGGTCGACACTGGCGTTTGGAGCTGTAGATCCTACAAGGGACTCACGTGAGGCGTGACAGCACAAAAGAAGCGGCTGTTACAAACTCTGAATTTACAATCCAGTGTTTTCATGCCTCTTTCAGGTTGCTGGCTTTGCTATGGACGCGAGCCAGCGACGGTACCTGCCATTCAGGTGGAGCCACCTGAACCAGAGCGACCACCACAGGAAACTGGCCCTACGGAAGACCCTCTTGAAGGCCCATCAGGCATTGGAGGTTCCTCAGGCTCCGGTGGACTGGCGGCATTTGACCCTACAGAAGACCCGCTCGAAGGTCCATCGGGCACTGCAGGCTCCTCAGGCTCTGTTGGACTTGCGATATCTTCTTCGAGTCCCGAAAAAGGTAATCAGCCGATACACAGTAGAAGCCCAATTCGAACTCGTTCCGTGACCAGGCGGCTTCCACAACGAGCTATGCATTC
Protein-coding regions in this window:
- a CDS encoding hypothetical protein (encoded by transcript TGME49_236670~Predicted trans-membrane domain (TMHMM2.0):4-27:47-70), which codes for MLLHLGQMWFRVPLWGAVCAALCFFPTKDSRCPEQSARYNLKTARRLLLIVNLANLLSVSGSNILLGVFAADVSSGQTSEEDDGVLTGVPPVTLEQGAPLLPQQTEGPVAPEGPSARSPPSAEVKDSSASSGSPSPPGAEVSPQGTGRPTSEAQPVESARSSDSEGGDTEVAHFTQPKLRSCTLSLDKLRRMVENLRELQARWPSQDEDTHVAHAIEQRKQQHGIQNPTPQTVAYWVRVAKNCFRRRAHLHQARIQQLRAQLEAERQKLLDIVNLPVQTTDSPAEASGEGPGARSSVPAADTSATAHRIFGGTPLLPNFEDIYVWRLRAMHHERYLCRREKAQFYRQFLDRRLRKNPDADQKTVTSWRRAAQRAFSSSKSVSRIRDRRRMALLQEEEERLRSSLASDPGAPADTGSPPFGEGKTGCWLCYGREPATVPAIQVEPPEPERPPQETGPTEDPLEGPSGIGGSSGSGGLAAFDPTEDPLEGPSGTAGSSGSVGLAISSSSPEKGNQPIHSRSPIRTRSVTRRLPQRAMHSASESMESASESEDNSTEEQQSVAPHDTGAAAAPSAEPQQPGGTLETPYTVIPGKRPRESSTGDSSERTAGHGTEDYPGLLLPFKKRRLWTVTTEPAQPSGPTATHSPPTARQRSPHSVASPRSSPRTASPRPSPPTARPISSPGTAGPISSPPTARPISSPGTAGPISSPPTARPLSSPGTAGPISSPPTARPISSPRTASLISSPTASPRSSPRTASPRSSSPYSSPRSHPLVVRPIPMYPLTGPRGTHTLFRPIPLRPDTGQPPQPSPRLPSPFRTRQPSAPPSPTSSSFVGSVSSQLSSTSVSFSSSSSSSSHSSSSSSSSSSSSRSSSSPSSSRSSSSPSSSSSSAASSSITGTPPHSSSPSSPPYDSSGSDSPWSN